The Pogona vitticeps strain Pit_001003342236 chromosome 7, PviZW2.1, whole genome shotgun sequence genome segment GCTGCTACTACGTCCTTACTCCCTCTCTACTCGTGCTTTTGCCATCTTTTCCACTGACCTGTGAGGGCGTAAAGGCAGCAGGTCAAGGCAACGGAGGCCGCCAAGCATCCCGCGGCACCGGCCATTCCCAACCAGCAAGACCAGCCGAAATCGTAATGGACACCCAGGAAAATGCCGTGCAGCAGGAGCGTGGCCCTCTCCATGTACACGTCGATGGCGTACCAGACCGAGCCCACCAGCCCTAGGACACCTGATGAGGCCAAAGGAAAGAATCGTCAAATGATGGATGGGAACACGAAGGTTTTGCCTCTCATCACATCCAAGGGCGATGGGTTCCAAGCCCATGGGAGCaaatggatggacagggtcaccaccATTCCCGACAGACCTTTTCCATATTAACAAAGCCAGATCCCCGCAGCGAACTATATGGCACTTACTTCCCACTCCAAGCACCAGTCCCGAGAAGGAGCGCATCTTCAGCTTGACTTGTGGCTCATCCTTGAGAACCTTGACACAATCAAGGCCCAACACCATCAAGATCAGGGCAAATCCAGAGAGGACGTCAGCTGTGATCAGCAATGCCCGGGTCGCTACTATCTTCACTGAGGAAAGAGAGTGAAGGTCAAAGGACCAAAGGACAACCCTATTGACAAACTGGATGTTAGGGGAAACTCTCATGACCTGCTATGGCTTCTTTTTCCACCCACAACATGATTCCCTTGGCAATCGGACATAATTCAACCTGCGTGTACCTTTCGTGACCATTCACAAATGAAAGCACGCTAAATGCAAGATTTGGAGGCGAAGAAAACCACATGCTATGGCATTTTCCACTACTAAAAGAAACATAGCTCCTAATGGCACTGCTAACAGTATTGTCTAATTTGACCCTGACCCAAGGTAGTCTAATTTGACCCAGGCTGTTTCCCTTGTTGAATTATAGTTTTCATTATTTCAACTTACAGATGTTTTCCAGCTGGTTCCCAGCATCTTGTCACCATCATGCATGGCTTAAGCTGAAATTATATGAAAACTAGTGGGTGGAACAACAAAGAAGCAGGCGCTGACTGACAAACCATTGTTATGATAATTTCTTTGTACAGATTTACAATGAGAAATGATCTTCAGAGTTAAAACTTAATACTTCTTTCCCAAGCAGGAAAAGACTGGGAGCTACAGTGTAGCTATAAGACAAGTAGAAGGAAAAACCACACAGACACACGATCAGCTATGTATCATAAAAT includes the following:
- the LOC110086804 gene encoding claudin-16-like isoform X2, yielding MAGVLQLASFCVALLSTLLLIAATWTDCWMVNADDSLEVSHRCRGLWRECVTNMQDGVKTCDQYDSILGEHPLKIVATRALLITADVLSGFALILMVLGLDCVKVLKDEPQVKLKMRSFSGLVLGVGSVLGLVGSVWYAIDVYMERATLLLHGIFLGVHYDFGWSCWLGMAGAAGCLAASVALTCCLYALTDAGPSRRSQRPVHHSRIVTCKMYAFASRV
- the LOC110086804 gene encoding claudin-16-like isoform X1, with protein sequence MAGVLQLASFCVALLSTLLLIAATWTDCWMVNADDSLEVSHRCRGLWRECVTNMQDGVKTCDQYDSILGEHPLKIVATRALLITADVLSGFALILMVLGLDCVKVLKDEPQVKLKMRSFSGLVLGVGSVLGLVGSVWYAIDVYMERATLLLHGIFLGVHYDFGWSCWLGMAGAAGCLAASVALTCCLYALTADAGPSRRSQRPVHHSRIVTCKMYAFASRV